The Acidobacteriota bacterium region GCTTCTTGATGAGTTCCACGTCCAGGCAGAGGCTTTGCAGCTCCCGCACCAGAACGTTGAAGGACTCCGGCACGCCGGGTTCGATCGCGGCCTCGCCCTTGACGATCGCTTCGTAGATCTTGGCGCGGCCGTAAACATCGTCGGATTTCGCCGTCAGCAGTTCCTGGAGAATGCAGGCGGCGCCGTAGGCTTCGAGCGCCCACACCTCCATTTCTCCAAACCGCTGGCCGCCGAACTGTGCCTTGCCGCCCAGCGGCTGCTGCGTGATCAGCGAGTAGGGGCCGATGGAACGCGCGTGGATCTTGTCGTCTACCAGGTGAGACAGCTTCAGCATATAGATGTATCCCACGGTCACCGGCTGCTCAAACTGGTCGCCCGTCATTCCATCGCGGAGCACGATTTTGCCGGAGGTCGATAGGCCGGCCTTTTCAAGGTAAGCCTTGATCTCCTTTTCGCTGGCCCCGTCAAAAACGGGGGTGGCAAAGCGCAATCCGCTCTGGACGGAGTTCGCGAATTCCAGGATTTCCTCATCCTTTGCGTCGGTGAACTTTTTGGCGAGCGGCGTACCGCTGAAGATGCCTTTCAGCTCTTCCCGGAGCGCCTCCGCGTGGCCGTTGGTCGGGAGCAGCGCCTTGATTTTCTCGCCCAACTCCTTGGCCGCCCACCCGAGATGCGTTTCAAGTATCTGCCCCACATTCATCCGGGAAGGCACGCCGAGAGGGTTCAGGACGATTTCAACGGGCGTACCGTCGGGCGTGTAGGGCATGTCCTCTTCCGGCAGAATCCGGGCGATGACCCCTTTGTTGCCGTGCCGGCCCGCCATTTTGTCGCCGACGGAAAGCTTGCGCTTCATGGCGATGTAGACCTTCACCAGCTTGATCACGCCCGGAGGAAGCTCGTCGCCCTTCTTGAGCTTCTGCTCTTTCTCCGCGGTGATCTTGCGCAGGATATCGATCTGGCGAGAAGTCATCTCTTCGATCTCGTCAATCTGTTCGGTCAGCGTGGGATCTTTTTTCACGATACGCATGCGCTTGAGGTTGCGTCCCGAAATACGGGCCAGGTCCTCGCGCGTGAGCGCGTCGCCCTTGGACAGCAGGCGCTTGTTGGTCTTTTCGTCGTGCAGGTCAGCCTGGAGCTTTTCACCCTCCAGCAGGGCGCACAGGCGGTTCAGGCGCTCGTCGTTCAGGATGCGAATCTCGTCGTTGAGGTTCTTTTCCATGCGCGACACTTCGGCGTCTTCAATGGCCCTGGCGCGCGCGTCCTTCTCCGCGCCCTTGCGGGAGAAAATCTTGACGTCCACTACAATGCCTTCGATGCCCGGAGGGCATTGCAGCGAAGCGTCGCGGACGTCGCCGGCCTTTTCTCCGAAGATGGCCCGCAGCAGTTTTTCCTCAGGCGAGAGTTGTGTTTCACCCTTCGGGGTAACTTTGCCCACCAGGATGTCGCCCGGCTTGGCGTAGGCGCCAATCCGGATGACGCCGCTCTCGTCAAGGTCGCGCAGCAGGGTCTCGGAGACGTTGGGAATATCGCGGGTCACGTCCTCCGGCCCGAGCTTGGTATCACGCGCCTCGGTTTCGAACTCTTCGATGTGAATCGAGGTGTAGGAATCCTCCTTCACCAGTTTTTCGCTGACCAGGATGGCGTCCTCAAAGTTATATCCGCGCCAGGGCATAAAAGCCACCAGGATGTTGCGCCCGAGGGCCAGTTCGCCGTGGTCGGTGCATGGGCCGTCGGCGAGCACCTGGCCCGCCTTCACCCGCGTGCCTTTTCGCACCACGGGCTTCTGGTTGACGCACGTGTTCTGGTTGGAGCGCCGGAACTTGATCAGCTGATAGATGTCGGCGCCTACTTCGCGGGACATGTGCTGGCTGTGGCCATCGCCTTCCACGCGGACGATAATGCGCTCGCTGTCAACGCTGTCAACCACTCCATCGCGTTTGCAGATGACCACCGCGCCGGAATCGCGCGCTGTCACCTCTTCCATGCCGGTGCCAACCAGCGGCGACTGGGCGCGAAGCAGGGGAACCGACTGCCGTTGCATGTTGGAACCCATCAGAGCGCGGTTGGCGTCGTCGTTTTCGAGGAAAGGAATCAGCGATGCAGCAACGCTGACCAGTTGCTTCGGGCTGACGTCAATGTAATCCACGTTCTCGCGCCGCACCAGCACAAAGTTTCCGGTTTGCCGCGCGTTGACCAATTCGTTGGCGATACGCCCCTTTTCGTCGATGGGGACGTTGGCCTGGGCCACCACGTAGTTGTCTTCTTCCCAGGCCGAAAGATAGAACGAGTACGGCTCGTGTTCCACCGGCCTGCGCTTCTTCGAACGCAGCTCGGTGTTCAGCTTTTCCACTTCTTCATGCTCAACGTGCTCGCCGACTTTCCAGGGACCGTCGCCGCCGTGCGTGATGGTGACGTAATCCAGCACTCGCCCGTCGCGTACCTTGCGATAGGGGCTTTCGATAAAGCCATATTCGTTGATGCACGCGTAGCACGAAAGCGAGGAGATGAGCCCGATGTTGGGACCTTCAGGGGTCTCGATGGGGCAGATGCGTCCGTAGTGCGTCGTGTGAACGTCGCGGACTTCAAATCCGGCGCGCTCGCGCGACAACCCGCCCGGCCCCAGAGCCGACAGCCGGCGCTTGTGAGTAATCTCCGAAAGCGGGTTGGTCTGGTCCATAAACTGCGACAGTTGCGAGGAACCGAAGAACTCGCGGATGGCCGCCATCACGGGCTTGGCGTTGATCAGGTCGTGTGGCATGGCCGTGGACATTTCCTGGTAGACGGACATCTTCTCTTTGATGGCCCGCTCCATGCGCACGAGGCCCAGGCGGAACTGGTTTTCAAGCAACTCGCCTACTGCGCGGACCCGACGGTTGCCCAGATGGTCAATGTCATCCACTTCGAACTTGCCGCCCGGGTTCTTCTGCAGCTTCAGCAGATAGCGGATGGTTGCGTAGAAGTCTTCGGGGTCAAGAGTCCGTTTGTCCAGCGGAAGTTGCACAGGAGCGGTTTCAGAGTGCTCAGTGGCCAGGGTCCCTTCGCAGCCGCGCTCAACCTCCGTGCAAACGTTGCCTTCGCGCTTCCGTACGTAGATTTTCTCCTCGTCAACGACAACGTAGAAGTTGGATGTGGGTAGGTTCCGGGCGTCTTCCAGTTCAAACTGGACGGCCTTGTCGTCCATCCGGACCTTGAGCTTGCTGTAATAGCCCAGCTTGATGTTGAACTTCAGGCGTCCTACACGTGAAAAGTCATACTTGCGGGGATCGAAGAACATTCCGGTAAACAGCGCTGTCGCCGTGTCGAGCGTGGGGGGATCGCCGGGACGCAATTTCCGGTACATCTCAATCAAAGCTTCCTGCACGCTCTTGATGGAATCGCGCCGCAGCGTCTGGCTGATGACGGGCCCGATCTCGTCGCGTTCGGGAAAGAAAACCTTCATTTCCTCAATTCCGCCGTCAATCGCAGAGTTCAGCACTGAGGGCGTGACTTCATTGTTGGCTTCGAGCAGAATTTCCCCGGTCGAGGGGTCCAGGATGTCCTCGGCTGCGTAGGCGCCTTCCAGGTCATGCTGGGTGATTTCCACATGAGTAATCTTGGATTTCTGAAGTTCTTTAAGCACCGACGCGGTGATGCGTTTACCGGAAGCGACGATCGTCTCATGCGACCGGGAGTGCTCCACGGCTTTTGAAAGCTTCATCCCCAGGAGCCCTTCCGAGACCTCCCAAAGAAGCTTGCGGTCTTTGAGGCTGATGTTTTCTACCCGGTAGAATGTCTTGATAATGTCGGCGTTGTCTTTCAGGCCCAGGGCGCGCAGAAAGATAGTACCCAGAATTTTGCGCTTCCGGTCGATCCGCACATACAGGAGGTTTTTGGTGTCGTACTCAAACTCCACCCAGGACCCGCGGTAGGGAATAAGCTTGCCCAGAAAGTAACTTCGGGCGGCGTTTGACTCAAAGAAAACGCCGGGCGAGCGGTGGAGCTGGCTCACAATCACGCGCTCCGTCCCGTTGATAATAAAGGTCCCGTTGTCGGTCATCAGCGGGATCTCGCCGAAATAGACTTCCTGCTCCTTGATGTCGAGGATGCTGCGGGGACCGGCCTCGCTTTCTTTGTCGTACAGTGTCAGGCGGATGGTCACCTTGAGAGGGGCGGCGAACGTCATACCGCGCTCCTGGCACTCCGTGACGTCGTATTTGAGCTGGAGGGTTACAGGGTCGCCGCACTTGTGGCAAAAATCGACTTCATTCTTGTTGAACGTTCCGCACTTTTCGCACAATACCTCGCCGGCCTTGAAGGGGTCCGTCACGACGGTGTAGCCGCACTGCTTGCAGGTGCGACGCAGGTGGTGCAGGCCGCGAAGGCTCCCGCACTTGCATTCCCAGTCGCCAATGGAATAGTCGACAAAATCCAGCTGGGCCACGCCACGAAAGTCGGTAATGGGGAAAACCGAGTTAAAGACCGCCTGAAGTCCGAGATCGTCGCGCTCGGAGGGCAGGGCATTCATTTGCAGGAAACGGTCATAAGAACGCTTCTGGACTTCAATAAGATTGGGAATCTGGATGACGGACGGAATCTTTGAAAAATCAATTCGACGCGGCAGAACGCCGTTAACGCCATTTGGCATTCGTTATGCTCCTTGCTTTGATTTTAAAGGGCTACGAATCAATGGAGACACATGCACTCTTCTTATCTGATGCATGAGAGGGGCTGAAGGATGCCGAACCCCTTTCACGCGTACCTCGGCACCCCCGCCATAGTTCTTCTGAGTTGAGATGCTACAATCGCCAACACCAGTCTTTAGGGTTTTCAAATCGAAAACACCACCGACGGGGCTCTGCTCAGCATGTTCCCCTGGCCCGGAGGGGACTATTTTACTTCTACGGTCGCACCTGCTTCAGTAAACTTCTTCTTAATGTTTTCCGCCTCTTCCTTGGAAACCCCATCCTTGATGGGTTTAGGGGCGCCATCTACCAGGTCCTTGGCTTCTTTCAGGCCGAGGCTTGTAACTTCGCGAACTGCTTTGATAACATTGATTTTGTTGGCGCCGACGGCGGTCAGAACCACGCTGAATTCGGTCTTTTCTTCAGCTGGCGCAGCCGCTGCTCCCGCTCCTGCCGCTCCTGCCACCACTACCGGAGCGGCCGCAGCAGCGGAGACCCCCAGCACTTCTTCGAGCTTCTTCACCAGCTCTGAAGCTTCAAGCAGCGTCAGCCCTTTAACTTCTTCGACGATTTTTTCGACTTTTTCGGACATCGTAGTGTTTATCCTCCTGAAATATCCTGACTTTCCTCCGATCCAGCGAAAGGGAGTCCCTTTCTTTGCCGAATCTAGTTATCGCCGGATGCCTTAAACTTTTCTTCTTTCACGGCCTGTTGAATCACTCGCGCAAGATTGCGGGCCACAGCAGAGATCGCGGTGGCAAGCTGCTGGGCCGGCGCCTTCATCACATACAATGCTTTGGCGAACAACGCTTCGCGGGAGGGGAGTGACGCAAGGGCCTCCACCTCTGCCATGGAGACCACTCGTCCTTCCACCATTCCCGCCTTGAAAACAAGGGCTGGGTTCTCCTTGGCGTATTCCACCAGGACTTTGGCCAGGGAAACGGGATCTGTCGCCGTATACGCGAGCGAAGTTGTTCCGCGCAGGTTCTGAGCTGTCGGCTCGGCCTCCGTCCCCGCTGCTGCCCGCTCGATCAGGCTGTTTTTTACCACCTTGTACCGGGCGCCCGTCCTTGAGACCTGGCGGCGAAGGTCGGTATCTTGCGCCACCGTCAAACCTTCAAATCCTGTCAGAAAGACCGTGCGGGCGTTCTTTAATTCCTCATGGAGATCTTTCGCCTGCTGATGTTTTTCTTCCCGCTTCATTGCGCTCCTCTTGGTTAAATCAAAAACCTGTTAAGCGGCGTCCACTGATTCCAGGTCAATGGGCACGCCGGGCCCCATCGTTGATGAGACAACAATGTTTTTTACATAGCGGCCTTTGGCCGTTGCCGGCTTCGCTCTCAATATGCTTGTGATAAGCGCCCTTGCGTTGTCGGCGAGTTTCTCTGCGTCAAATGAAACTCTCCCGACTGCGCAGTGGATGATGCCGGTTTTATCAACGCGAAACTCCACCTTGCCCGCCTTCAGTTCACTGACGGCTTTCGTCACGTCCAGAGTAACCGTGCCTGTCTTGGGATTTGGCATCAATCCTCGGGGACCCAGCACCTTTCCCAGGCGGCCCACGGACTTCATCATGTCGGGCGTCGCCACAACCGCATCAAAGTCCATCCATCCGCCCTGAATCTTCTGAACCATGTCTTCAGCGCCCACTTCGTCGGCGCCGGCCTCGCGTGCCTCACGGACCTTTTCGCCGGAAGCAATGACAATCACTCGGGTCGTTTTGCCAAGGCCGTGCGGCAGGACCACTGTCCCGCGCACCATCTGGTCGGCATGCTTCGGATCTACGCCCAGGCTCAATGCGAGTTCAACCGACTCGTCGAACTTGGCAAAAGCCGCTTTCTTGACCAGCGGTATGGCTTCCTGAAGCGGGTAGGCGGGCTTGTCCACCATCTTCCTGCTGGCTTCGTATTTCTTTCCCACCTTGGTGTCCTCCTTGGTGCTCCGTGTCTCCCAATCTCTGGCCGTCAGGCGACAACATCCAGTCCCATGCTCCGGGCTGTACCCTTTACGGTGGCGACGGCTGCCGCAAGATCTCTCGCGTTCAGGTCCGGAAGTTTCTGCTTGGCAATCTCTTCAACCTGCTTTTCGGTTACAGTCCCCACTTTGTTCTTGTTGGGCTCTCCGGATCCCTTGGCGATGCCGGCCGCGCGCTTCAGCAGAACCGAGGCAGGCGGGGTTTTGGTAACAAAGCTGAATGTCCGGTCATGATAGACCGTCAGCACCACGGGAATGACAAGGCCTTCCTGGTCCTTAGCAGAAGTCTTGGCATTGAACGCTTTGCAGAAATCCATGATATTCACGCCGTGCTG contains the following coding sequences:
- the rpoB gene encoding DNA-directed RNA polymerase subunit beta, coding for MTFAAPLKVTIRLTLYDKESEAGPRSILDIKEQEVYFGEIPLMTDNGTFIINGTERVIVSQLHRSPGVFFESNAARSYFLGKLIPYRGSWVEFEYDTKNLLYVRIDRKRKILGTIFLRALGLKDNADIIKTFYRVENISLKDRKLLWEVSEGLLGMKLSKAVEHSRSHETIVASGKRITASVLKELQKSKITHVEITQHDLEGAYAAEDILDPSTGEILLEANNEVTPSVLNSAIDGGIEEMKVFFPERDEIGPVISQTLRRDSIKSVQEALIEMYRKLRPGDPPTLDTATALFTGMFFDPRKYDFSRVGRLKFNIKLGYYSKLKVRMDDKAVQFELEDARNLPTSNFYVVVDEEKIYVRKREGNVCTEVERGCEGTLATEHSETAPVQLPLDKRTLDPEDFYATIRYLLKLQKNPGGKFEVDDIDHLGNRRVRAVGELLENQFRLGLVRMERAIKEKMSVYQEMSTAMPHDLINAKPVMAAIREFFGSSQLSQFMDQTNPLSEITHKRRLSALGPGGLSRERAGFEVRDVHTTHYGRICPIETPEGPNIGLISSLSCYACINEYGFIESPYRKVRDGRVLDYVTITHGGDGPWKVGEHVEHEEVEKLNTELRSKKRRPVEHEPYSFYLSAWEEDNYVVAQANVPIDEKGRIANELVNARQTGNFVLVRRENVDYIDVSPKQLVSVAASLIPFLENDDANRALMGSNMQRQSVPLLRAQSPLVGTGMEEVTARDSGAVVICKRDGVVDSVDSERIIVRVEGDGHSQHMSREVGADIYQLIKFRRSNQNTCVNQKPVVRKGTRVKAGQVLADGPCTDHGELALGRNILVAFMPWRGYNFEDAILVSEKLVKEDSYTSIHIEEFETEARDTKLGPEDVTRDIPNVSETLLRDLDESGVIRIGAYAKPGDILVGKVTPKGETQLSPEEKLLRAIFGEKAGDVRDASLQCPPGIEGIVVDVKIFSRKGAEKDARARAIEDAEVSRMEKNLNDEIRILNDERLNRLCALLEGEKLQADLHDEKTNKRLLSKGDALTREDLARISGRNLKRMRIVKKDPTLTEQIDEIEEMTSRQIDILRKITAEKEQKLKKGDELPPGVIKLVKVYIAMKRKLSVGDKMAGRHGNKGVIARILPEEDMPYTPDGTPVEIVLNPLGVPSRMNVGQILETHLGWAAKELGEKIKALLPTNGHAEALREELKGIFSGTPLAKKFTDAKDEEILEFANSVQSGLRFATPVFDGASEKEIKAYLEKAGLSTSGKIVLRDGMTGDQFEQPVTVGYIYMLKLSHLVDDKIHARSIGPYSLITQQPLGGKAQFGGQRFGEMEVWALEAYGAACILQELLTAKSDDVYGRAKIYEAIVKGEAAIEPGVPESFNVLVRELQSLCLDVELIKKPKELHPAPVSPE
- a CDS encoding 50S ribosomal protein L7/L12, with the protein product MSEKVEKIVEEVKGLTLLEASELVKKLEEVLGVSAAAAAPVVVAGAAGAGAAAAPAEEKTEFSVVLTAVGANKINVIKAVREVTSLGLKEAKDLVDGAPKPIKDGVSKEEAENIKKKFTEAGATVEVK
- a CDS encoding 50S ribosomal protein L10; the encoded protein is MKREEKHQQAKDLHEELKNARTVFLTGFEGLTVAQDTDLRRQVSRTGARYKVVKNSLIERAAAGTEAEPTAQNLRGTTSLAYTATDPVSLAKVLVEYAKENPALVFKAGMVEGRVVSMAEVEALASLPSREALFAKALYVMKAPAQQLATAISAVARNLARVIQQAVKEEKFKASGDN
- a CDS encoding 50S ribosomal protein L1, with product MVDKPAYPLQEAIPLVKKAAFAKFDESVELALSLGVDPKHADQMVRGTVVLPHGLGKTTRVIVIASGEKVREAREAGADEVGAEDMVQKIQGGWMDFDAVVATPDMMKSVGRLGKVLGPRGLMPNPKTGTVTLDVTKAVSELKAGKVEFRVDKTGIIHCAVGRVSFDAEKLADNARALITSILRAKPATAKGRYVKNIVVSSTMGPGVPIDLESVDAA
- the rplK gene encoding 50S ribosomal protein L11, with product MAKRVTAMVKLQIAAGKATPAPPVGPALGQHGVNIMDFCKAFNAKTSAKDQEGLVIPVVLTVYHDRTFSFVTKTPPASVLLKRAAGIAKGSGEPNKNKVGTVTEKQVEEIAKQKLPDLNARDLAAAVATVKGTARSMGLDVVA